In Pochonia chlamydosporia 170 chromosome 3, whole genome shotgun sequence, the following are encoded in one genomic region:
- a CDS encoding ring finger domain-containing protein, with amino-acid sequence MPNYCCRFCRDSGRSDDYVAPIVYLWHSESYPNVRVVNSNFQGNQFPWEANSWSFTNDPLYPPASMEDRECGICQDAIELENMNSYAAVIANCQHMFHTTCLSRSFVFQERGASHLPGRRGICPMCRGSVDKVYTGAIECSYERWRRIRNQRGLQRIIFNTFSEVRGEEGEIHSPERFPYHA; translated from the coding sequence ATGCCCAATTACTGTTGCAGATTTTGCCGTGATTCTGGCAGAAGTGACGATTATGTTGCCCCAATAGTGTATCTGTGGCACAGCGAGTCATATCCGAACGTCAGAGTTGTTAACTCTAATTTCCAAGGCAACCAGTTTCCCTGGGAGGCGAACTCGTGGAGCTTCACGAACGATCCCTTGTACCCACCTGCATCCATGGAGGATAGAGAGTGCGGCATCTGCCAGGACGCAATAGAGCTTGAGAATATGAACAGCTACGCCGCTGTGATCGCCAATTGCCAGCATATGTTCCATACGACTTGCCTCTCTAGATCGTTCGTTTTCCAAGAACGCGGCGCTAGCCATCTGCCGGGTAGGAGGGGAATTTGTCCGATGTGTAGAGGATCAGTAGACAAAGTCTATACAGGTGCTATAGAATGCAGTTATGAGAGATGGAGGAGAATCAGGAATCAGCGCGGTTTGCAGCGAATCATTTTTAATACATTTTCGGAGGTAAGGggtgaggaaggagaaaTACATAGTCCGGAACGTTTTCCATACCATGCCTAG